In Solanum pennellii chromosome 7, SPENNV200, the following are encoded in one genomic region:
- the LOC107025388 gene encoding mitogen-activated protein kinase kinase kinase 18-like, with translation MDWIRGHTVGHGSSAAVSVAKSILSGDVFAVKSVELSKSQLLQKEQKILSELSSPYVVRYKGYDVTKEKDKLMFNLRMEYMPDGTLSDEIRKQGGRINEPLIGYYTKQIVQGLEYLHSRGVAHCDVKGQNILLGESGAKIADFGCARWIDPAERGGDAEAIGGTPMFMAPEVARGEDQGCPADIWELGCTIIEMATGGSPWNNVTNAASLLYKIAFSEQSPEIPKFLSLQARDFLSKCLKRDPIERWTAKQLLKHPFLEESNLNCTSIQHFATSSPTSILDQDIWNSVEESETTILRTISSPLQRVRELGSNSSELERIWNDDERWITIRSSSSE, from the coding sequence ATGGATTGGATCAGAGGCCATACCGTAGGCCACGGCTCGTCTGCTGCGGTCTCGGTTGCCAAATCAATTTTGTCAGGTGATGTTTTTGCTGTTAAGTCAGTGGAGCTATCAAAGTCACAGTTATTGCAAAAGGAGCAGAAAATTCTGTCCGAATTGAGCTCCCCTTATGTAGTTAGGTACAAGGGGTATGATGTTACCAAAGAGAAGGATAAACTCATGTTTAATCTTAGGATGGAGTATATGCCGGACGGTACGCTTTCCGATGAAATTCGAAAACAGGGTGGCCGGATTAACGAACCATTGATCGGGTATTATACGAAGCAAATTGTACAAGGATTAGAGTACTTACATTCAAGAGGCGTAGCACACTGTGACGTAAAGGGGCAAAACATTTTGTTAGGTGAATCCGGTGCCAAAATTGCTGATTTTGGATGTGCCAGGTGGATTGATCCGGCGGAGAGGGGCGGTGATGCAGAGGCAATTGGAGGAACGCCGATGTTCATGGCACCAGAGGTGGCGCGTGGGGAAGACCAGGGGTGTCCAGCAGATATATGGGAATTGGGATGTACAATTATTGAAATGGCAACCGGTGGATCGCCATGGAATAATGTGACAAATGCAGCTTCATTACTTTACAAAATAGCATTTTCAGAGCAATCCCCTGAAATCCCTAAATTCCTCTCTTTACAAGCAAGGGATTTCTTAAGCAAATGCTTGAAAAGAGATCCGATAGAAAGATGGACGGCTAAACAACTACTCAAACATCCATTTCTAGAGGAATCTAATTTGAATtgtacatcaattcaacatttCGCAACGAGCTCCCCAACAAGCATTCTTGATCAAGACATATGGAATTCAGTAGAGGAATCAGAAACTACGATATTACGAACAATTAGCTCTCCACTGCAAAGGGTAAGAGAATTGGGTTCGAATTCGAGTGAATTAGAGCGGATATGGAATGATGATGAGAGATGGATCACAATTAGAAGCAGCAGTAGTGAATGA